The following proteins are encoded in a genomic region of Hippocampus zosterae strain Florida chromosome 2, ASM2543408v3, whole genome shotgun sequence:
- the LOC127591361 gene encoding keratin, type I cytoskeletal 18-like, translating to MEPKIVKRNAFSCVVPNRRRISSRTTTSSLSRVGSLDFSGYLADYQPQGFISGTMAIGNEKFAMQNLNDRLASYMETVKSLENANSKLEIKIREATEKQGPMEGREYSKYHAIIADLRAKIFDKIKGNMQIAIAIDNVHLASDDFRIKMEYELSMRQTVEADIARLRKILDDTNVIRLHLESDIESRKEELITLKKTRDIDVAELRAKIIHVGVHVDVDAPKGQDLSRVMEEMRSQYEKIIKKNAEEVKAWHESQITEVQVQVTEQTTALKEASKSLSETRRKYQTLEIEWQSALSLIETLKATLWDVEMCCNLEVKKYNEIILRLKEELTQLHAEIQQNRSEYELLLNIKVKLEAEIAEYRRLLDGEKEIKLEAAVSKKTVETKVVTVTQTLVDGKVVSESKDVKTGVM from the exons ATGGAGCCCAAAATTGTCAAACGGAACGCTTTTTCGTGTGTGGTGCCAAATCGCCGTAGAATCTCAAGCCGTACCACCACCTCCAGCCTTTCCAGAGTTGGCAGCTTGGACTTCAGCGGGTACCTTGCAGACTACCAGCCCCAGGGGTTCATTTCTGGAACCATGGCCATCGGGAACGAAAAGTTTGCCATGCAGAACCTTAACGACCGCCTGGCCAGCTACATGGAGACTGTGAAGAGCCTGGAGAATGCCAACAGCAAGCTGGAGATCAAAATCAGAGAGGCCACCGAGAAACAAGGCCCAATGGAGGGGAGGGAGTACAGCAAATATCATGCGATCATTGCGGATCTGCGAGCTAAG ATTTTTGACAAGATTAAGGGCAACATGCAGATTGCGATCGCCATTGACAACGTCCACTTGGCTTCGGACGACTTTAGGATCAA GATGGAGTACGAGCTATCTATGCGTCAGACAGTGGAGGCTGATATTGCAAGACTTCGAAAGATTCTGGATGACACCAATGTGATCCGCCTGCACTTGGAGAGTGACATTGAATCGCGGAAGGAAGAGTTAATCACCCTCAAGAAGACCCGAGACATT GACGTTGCTGAATTGCGTGCCAAGATCATTCATGTCGGAGTCCATGTGGATGTTGATGCCCCCAAAGGCCAGGACCTATCCAGGGTCATGGAGGAGATGAGATCTCAGTACGAGAAGATCATCAAGAAGAATGCAGAGGAAGTCAAAGCATGGCACGAATCCCAG ATCACAGAGGTGCAGGTCCAAGTGACTGAGCAGACAACGGCCCTGAAAGAAGCCTCAAAGTCGCTAAGTGAAACCAGGAGGAAATATCAGACGTTGGAGATCGAGTGGCAGTCGGCACTGAGCCTG ATAGAGACCCTGAAGGCAACACTCTGGGACGTTGAAATGTGCTGCAATCTGGAagtgaaaaaatacaatgagatcattctgaggctgaAGGAAGAGCTCACTCAGCTCCACGCCGAAATCCAGCAAAATCGAAGCGAATACGAGCTCCTCCTCAACATCAAGGTCAAATTAGAGGCTGAGATTGCCGAGTACAGGAGGCTGCTGGACGGAGAGAAAGAAATAAA ACTTGAAGCTGCCGTTAGCAAGAAGACCGTCGAGACCAAAGTGGTGACCGTGACTCAGACTCTAGTGGATGGCAAAGTGGTGTCAGAGAGTAAGGACGTCAAGACCGGTGTGATGTag
- the krt18a.1 gene encoding keratin, type I cytoskeletal 18, producing MQTSQKTTYSLRTSSSGKGSVYRAPTIHGGAGGNRVSISSSVRSGLGAGMGQVSGGGFSSSVQVSGSGSNITGNEKFAMQNLNDRLANYLETVRNLEQANQKLEIKIKEALSKSGPDFRDYSKYQAILDDLRRKVFDATMDNARLILSIDNARLAADDFRVKFESELAIRQSVEADIVGLRKVIDDTNMSRMNLESEIESLKEELIHLKKNHDNEVLLLRNQIAQSGVHVDVDAPKGQDLAQIMAEIRAKYEKMAQKNQDELKAWHESQITEVQTQVTVNTEALKTSQTELNDLRRHLQTLEIELESQRSLKASLEGTLRDTEMRYNMEMESLNVIILGLEAELTQLRNSIQLQTQDYETLLNMKMKLEAEIATYRRLLDGGDFKLQDALEEQKSVKTKVMTVTQTLVDGKVVSSSTETKNL from the exons ATGCAAACCTCCCAGAAAACCACATACTCTCTGCGCACCTCGTCCTCTGGCAAAGGCTCTGTCTACAGGGCCCCCACCATCCATGGTGGCGCTGGGGGGAACCGTGTCAGCATCTCATCCAGTGTGCGCAGTGGGCTGGGAGCAGGAATGGGACAAGTTTCAGGAGGAGGCTTCTCCAGCAGCGTCCAGGTGAGCGGCAGCGGGAGCAACATCACCGGCAATGAGAAGTTTGCCATGCAGAACCTCAACGACCGCTTGGCCAACTACCTGGAAACGGTCAGAAACCTGGAGCAGGCCAACCAGAAGCTGGAGATTAAGATCAAGGAGGCCTTGTCCAAGAGCGGACCGGACTTCAGAGACTACAGCAAGTACCAGGCCATCCTGGATGACCTGAGGAGGAAG GTGTTCGACGCCACCATGGACAATGCCCGCCTGATCCTCAGCATTGACAACGCTCGCCTGGCGGCCGACGACTTCAGAGTGAA ATTCGAGTCTGAGCTGGCTATCCGCCAATCCGTGGAGGCCGATATTGTTGGTCTGAGGAAGGTGATTGATGACACCAACATGAGCCGCATGAACCTTGAGAGCGAGATCGAAAGCCTGAAGGAGGAGCTGATCCACCTGAAGAAGAACCACGACAAC GAAGTTCTATTGCTCCGTAACCAGATCGCCCAGTCGGGAGTCCACGTAGACGTTGACGCTCCTAAAGGACAGGACCTCGCTCAGATCATGGCAGAGATAAGGGCTAAGTATGAGAAGATGGCACAGAAGAATCAAGATGAACTCAAAGCATGGCATGAATCTCAG ATAACAGAAGTGCAGACCCAGGTCACAGTGAACACCGAGGCCCTGAAGACTTCCCAGACAGAGTTGAATGACCTACGCAGACACCTTCAAACCCTGGAGATTGAGCTGGAGTCCCAGAGGAGTTTG AAAGCATCCCTGGAAGGCACGCTGAGAGACACAGAGATGCGCTACAACATGGAGATGGAGTCGCTCAACGTTATCATCCTGGGCCTGGAGGCCGAACTCACACAGCTTCGTAACAGCATCCAGTTGCAGACCCAAGACTACGAAACCCTGCTCAACATGAAGATGAAGCTCGAGGCTGAGATTGCCACTTACAGACGGCTGCTGGATGGTGGCGATTTCAA GCTCCAGGACGCTCTGGAAGAGCAGAAATCGGTGAAGACCAAGGTCATGACAGTGACACAGACCTTGGTGGATGGCAAGGTGGTGTCCTCCAGCACGGAGACCAAGAACCTCTGA